The window aTAAAATCAATAAACTTgattcttaaaggtgtggatcaccgaAAACCCCTGTTTTAATGAAtatctctgattctaacgggtcactctgagtgtctcatgcaggctgaacatgaagatggtctcctacacctatctcctgcagtagcttctgatagaaagcagacggtgaaactctaggattagaaaatcctgaaagatctacatcacactgtcactaacattcatggactcacccatcttgggtcacgacggggaaggctgttgttggtttagtccatgaaacagcagagaacgtctcagctagtagaagctaaccattagcgttagcaactccaccacacagcagaactcctccaggcttgtgttattagtggagataaaacatcaaccttgcagatcagacagagtcagtggtagagtcgtgttgcttttagccagtcagaggagagatgtccacatatcaggaagtaagactccagatcctgtcgacTGAAGCTACTACCTCCTCTGGACAACttctccatgctgaaacaggcATGTGTTGAACAGATGaaatatttaaaggtaaattaaatCAGGGATTTTTGTGTATAAAACCAAACATTTTTGCTGCGTTTCCAAAAatctccagtttttaaaaaaatgataaatgacattTAATCTGACGAGGTGTGATTTTTATGATGACTCTCTGCTCCTCTCTCTGCTTCACCTCTCAGCCTCCTCATCTTCACCTGTGGTTCCTGTCCCGGGAACCTTCTCGTGGCCCCTGCCCCCCCGAGGGAAGCCCAGGAGAGGCATGCTGAGACGGGCCGTGTTCTCGGACCTCCAGAGGAAGGCCCTGGAGAGAACCTTCCAGAAGCAGAAGTACATCAGCAAACCAGACAGGAAGAAACTGGCCAGCAAGCTGGGCCTGAAGGACTCACAGGTAGAGCTGGGTTTGTAGCTCCTGCTGACCTGGGATCAGGGTACCATTGCTATATGACATCATTAGCCTCTAGATGCCTTGAGAAAAAGTCATTTGCTGCCTCCTAGTGGCTGGTCTGTTTAACCCAAACTCAAGTagccaaaaataataatcacactAATAAAATAAGGATATGTTTGAAGTTTTTGGTTGTTAAGTTACAGATAAAAGGTAAAGCTTCTGCCGGTTAGCTTTAGCTGGTCCATCAGTGGTATGAGATGAGTCCATCTGATGGTCCAACAGAACATCATCAGTGTTTCACATGCTTCTAGAGTTCTGGTCTACTCTTCTTTACATTTTAGCTTCAGTTCACGCAGCTCTCAGAAGGTCTCACCGTGATGTTTGAGTTGGGTTCTGGTCTGGAGTCTGACAGGAGCCCTGCAGAACCACGAGGTTCTGTTGTAGATCTGCTGCTGTGTTTGGATCCTGGTTCTGTTTTGTGGCCTGGTTTAGTCCTAGCATCAGAGTCTCACATTGGACTCTAGAAGAGGTCCTGTTGGACTCGAGTCCTTTTGTGACGGCCCAAACCATcattgtgacctttgacctttaatcTGAGGTATTTAGAGGTGAGGTGACCTCAGGGCCAACCTGCTTGGATGTCCAATCCTGGGACCATCAGcagctgacctttgacccctcccAGGCTGATGAGCAACAACaggagtgtttctcaatgccaaggaaccttgccttgatgtcttggtcccgcctcagttgcctaggagatacaccaagacgtgttccaatgttcatgttctaccaaggcgccCGTTCTCCGTTtgctagccgtttagctagctgagcaaggatacacaggtggtgccttgtagcctagccttggtcaaaaatttcccagaatacacaacAGTATTTTCAAAATACTGTTGTGTATTCTggttcagaagccggcagctacttcagcggaaatttctagtttaaatgtaagtcaactagttGTAGCCATCAGGCTGATATCTGACATgtttttttatatccaaagcagttagctattATTGTTAGCTGCTTAGTATTTGCAGCTTcgatggctagcgggtagtaacctaCATGTTTAATTTAACCAACATATATACACAATTTCAAAACTAAATCTctcgttatacatttatattgaaactagtacgtataaaatataacgctaCGTGACCGCCGCggaagccgcagtcacgtgatgcaagtccgttccatttaaccgttttctgtgaccaaggaaggaccgcgtcctcgtaagcaaggcgtcctgcgaggccaggcgcctcgaCATTGAGACACACCCCAGGTGTTTACAGGTGTTCTCCGGAGCAGGAAGTTACTAAACCTTAGATAAGTTGACGGGGATCAAATCACCAGCAGCTCCTGGCTGATCCTTGACCTCTGGCCTCCTGAGAGGTCACAttttcacttcctgtttccttTTAGTTTTACTAAATAAATAATTTTCAGACCATTTTGGTCTGATTGTGTCGATTCATGAGAGAAATAACAGCTTTATTAGCAGCCAGccacttttactttgaaagtccCAATACTGTCTAAATGTTTAAAGATGAATCAAATGATGAAAACATTTAGAATCGTCGTAGATTTCGAGGGTTAGATGGAAACTTAGGTGGCTAAAAGTACAGCACTTTTAAACTGAAGATTTAGCTAGCATGCTAATTTGGACGTAAGGGAAGCAGAGTGTCAGAAGAAAGCGGTTGAAACCATCCGTCTCTGACGAAAGGGTATAAATATGTTTTAGATTTGCTTCTGAATGTTTGATTAAACATGGAACTAAATCTATATGTGGTTAAATAGCTGCTTCTGTTTGATCACTTTACCCACTCGGGTCTGAACCGATCAGGCCTCTGTTGCATTCATGCTCCGGTAACTCTGTGGGATTCTGTGTTCTGCTCAGGTGAAGATCTGGTTTCAGAACCGAAGGATGAAGTGGAGGAACTCAAAGGAGCGGGAGCTGCTGTCGACGGGTGGCTGCCGCCAGCAGACCCTCCCCACCAAGACCAAcccccacccagacctgactGACGTGGGCAGCACCTTCCACCAGCAGCTGAACCGCGTCGAAGCAGACAGCCAGGACTCACATCTCCACCACCAGCAGAACCCCTCTTCTCCATCAGAGTCCAGCAAACAGTCTGAGGCGTCGGACTCAGACAGTGAGGACATCTGTGTCTCCTGAGAAGGACCCGAGTGGGAGGACTGAATCTGCTCTGTAAATACTAGGAGCTTCGCTTCTGTACAGGAATGCTCTACAGTTAATATTTGTAGACTTAAATGTATGAAATATATTCAGCGTTTTTCATATTTTCTTAAATAAATTCAGAAACTTTCCTTTTGTGTCATCATTTtactcagttcagtttatttataaagcgcccaatcaggaccagagttgtctcaaggaccttcgcacagtaaacactccaacacaggtcaggtcattaagccaatcagtaacaagtttcctatataaggaacccagcaggtcgcatcgagtcactgactagtgtcagagtctttgtgCAGTCATACTGTGTTTGTCTGGTATCTATTTTTGTGTTCTTTCCTTACTCAGTTTAGTAAAAATTATTtgtttacctgacatgtttcagctagtagctcTAGCCGTCCTCAGAGATCGCCGGTGATGGCGGCGTCTTCGTTTATTTGCC is drawn from Nothobranchius furzeri strain GRZ-AD chromosome 4, NfurGRZ-RIMD1, whole genome shotgun sequence and contains these coding sequences:
- the LOC107396206 gene encoding homeobox protein DBX1-B; translated protein: MMFPCSALPPPLYPNLLRAAPVLSCPLNRTGFLVEDLLRFNQPVGFNHRTFTQGSPGDLLPVGSGLSCPLRASGPATERAGLHPNRTGTGSPHTTSQDSGFLKFGVSAILAPSDRTGTKTLPLPFFDANLHPLVRASYFTASSSSPVVPVPGTFSWPLPPRGKPRRGMLRRAVFSDLQRKALERTFQKQKYISKPDRKKLASKLGLKDSQVKIWFQNRRMKWRNSKERELLSTGGCRQQTLPTKTNPHPDLTDVGSTFHQQLNRVEADSQDSHLHHQQNPSSPSESSKQSEASDSDSEDICVS